A stretch of Natronococcus sp. CG52 DNA encodes these proteins:
- a CDS encoding OapC/ArvC family zinc-ribbon domain-containing protein has product MPHQCTNCGRTFPDGSKEMLSGCPDCGGNKFQFAPSSGTTAAGTASEPNAEAGGEQTGAAETPSGDESEPNPDGVASRAAETVRGWVSSGSSGGSTADPRVSSGSSGGSTADPTTTDPADTTTADAATTNATATETTDAESPSTTPENAEQRRPSEPASSSSETQSGTTSAAESDGFSEWPDSARRPEDRSSGTESGDDRSVTTQSSTEQTTAPRSVTNDQSAGVANDQPAGITEVETTVHPVESEDSAQASARSEVVPADDLPTDAGQDGGSGVVTDVGGSAETGAGSEDDQPPNDGRVVSEPSGEQPSIEDLRAELNEQFESIKIVRPGQYKLNLMELYNRDEYIISLQEDGRYVIDVPDSWHDGADE; this is encoded by the coding sequence ATGCCACACCAATGCACGAACTGCGGCCGCACGTTCCCCGACGGCTCCAAGGAGATGCTCTCGGGCTGTCCCGACTGTGGCGGGAACAAGTTCCAGTTCGCGCCGAGTTCGGGCACGACGGCCGCTGGTACCGCTTCTGAACCGAATGCTGAAGCCGGTGGAGAACAAACGGGCGCGGCCGAGACGCCGTCCGGGGATGAGTCCGAACCGAACCCGGACGGCGTCGCGTCCCGCGCTGCGGAGACAGTTCGTGGATGGGTCTCTTCGGGGTCGAGCGGCGGGTCGACGGCAGACCCAAGGGTCTCTTCGGGGTCGAGCGGCGGGTCGACGGCAGACCCAACGACGACAGATCCGGCGGACACGACGACAGCGGACGCAGCGACGACGAACGCAACGGCGACAGAGACGACGGACGCCGAGTCACCGTCGACGACCCCCGAGAACGCCGAGCAGCGGCGTCCGTCGGAGCCGGCATCGTCCTCGAGCGAAACCCAGTCCGGGACGACGTCGGCTGCCGAGAGCGACGGGTTCTCCGAGTGGCCGGACTCGGCTCGCCGCCCGGAAGACCGGTCGTCCGGAACCGAGTCCGGAGACGATCGGTCCGTGACTACACAGTCGTCGACCGAGCAGACTACGGCTCCACGGTCTGTGACGAACGATCAATCCGCTGGAGTAGCGAACGATCAGCCCGCTGGGATAACGGAGGTCGAGACGACCGTACATCCGGTCGAATCAGAGGACTCTGCACAGGCGAGCGCTCGTAGCGAAGTCGTTCCGGCGGACGATCTCCCGACGGACGCCGGACAGGACGGCGGCTCCGGAGTGGTCACCGATGTCGGCGGAAGCGCGGAAACCGGCGCAGGCAGCGAGGACGACCAGCCGCCGAACGACGGCCGGGTCGTTAGCGAGCCGTCAGGTGAACAGCCGTCGATCGAGGATCTCCGGGCGGAACTCAACGAGCAGTTCGAGAGTATCAAGATCGTTCGTCCCGGACAGTACAAGCTCAACCTCATGGAGCTCTACAACCGCGACGAGTACATCATCTCTCTCCAGGAGGACGGGCGGTACGTTATCGACGTCCCGGATTCGTGGCACGACGGCGCGGACGAGTAA
- a CDS encoding DUF2073 domain-containing protein, whose translation MPKATNADDLDGPDGVQIDLISGERMDRMATTEKIRMILDGVHDGNIVILEEGLTPDEESKLIEMTMAEISPDGFNGIEIETYPKSETRDSSLLGRIMGSNESTAKLTVIGPANQIETLHKDETLISALVSRN comes from the coding sequence ATGCCGAAAGCAACTAACGCAGACGACCTGGACGGCCCGGACGGTGTGCAAATCGACCTCATCAGCGGCGAGCGGATGGATCGGATGGCGACGACGGAAAAGATCCGGATGATCCTCGATGGGGTCCACGACGGAAATATCGTCATTCTCGAGGAGGGGCTGACCCCGGACGAGGAGAGCAAACTCATCGAGATGACGATGGCCGAGATCAGCCCCGACGGCTTCAACGGGATCGAGATCGAGACGTATCCGAAATCGGAGACGCGTGATTCGTCGCTGCTCGGCCGCATCATGGGGTCGAACGAGTCGACTGCGAAGCTGACGGTGATCGGGCCGGCGAACCAGATCGAAACGCTCCACAAGGACGAAACGCTCATCAGCGCGCTGGTGTCCCGTAACTAA
- a CDS encoding Era-like GTP-binding protein, whose translation MGLLTELKDSVSRVTDRLFTDAEPKRIGIYGPPNAGKTTLANRIARDWTGDAIGTESHVPHETRRARRKEDVEIERNGKSVSIDIVDTPGVTTKVDYEEFTDEMEEEDAIRRSREATEGVAEAMHWLREDVDGVIYVLDSAKDPITQVNTMLIGIVESRDLPVLIFANKIDLDESSVKRIEDAFPQHKTVPLSAKEGENMDEVYDNIAEYFG comes from the coding sequence ATGGGATTGTTAACAGAACTCAAGGATAGTGTCTCCCGGGTTACGGATCGGTTGTTTACCGACGCGGAACCCAAACGAATCGGTATCTACGGACCGCCCAACGCTGGAAAGACGACCCTCGCGAATCGGATCGCTCGTGACTGGACGGGCGACGCGATCGGTACGGAGAGTCACGTTCCACACGAAACACGCCGTGCACGCAGGAAAGAAGACGTCGAGATCGAGCGCAACGGCAAGTCGGTGTCGATCGATATCGTCGACACGCCCGGTGTAACGACGAAAGTCGACTACGAGGAGTTCACCGACGAGATGGAAGAGGAGGACGCGATTCGTCGGTCTCGCGAGGCGACCGAGGGGGTCGCCGAGGCGATGCACTGGCTCCGCGAGGACGTCGACGGCGTCATCTACGTACTGGACAGCGCAAAAGATCCGATCACGCAGGTCAACACGATGCTGATCGGCATCGTCGAGTCACGCGATCTACCGGTACTCATCTTCGCGAACAAGATCGACCTCGACGAGTCGAGTGTCAAACGAATCGAGGACGCGTTCCCGCAGCACAAGACGGTGCCGCTGTCTGCAAAGGAGGGAGAAAACATGGACGAGGTCTACGACAACATCGCAGAGTACTTCGGGTGA